Proteins from one Clostridium cellulovorans 743B genomic window:
- a CDS encoding transposase, translating to MQVEMPAIVKVSFAKITDSKTKGKSVMLKELVNSTWKELLDKFHSYEETISDSCKGNNVTRSQLYYYTKKSEQSNKPIFHAISLATDETTTNQEVSENNPEACGNIRIELGKANSYIPTSEKALFVFCNKQMNRFKIIYFNEGFSLYYY from the coding sequence ATGCAGGTAGAAATGCCTGCAATAGTGAAAGTTTCTTTTGCTAAAATTACAGATAGTAAGACAAAGGGGAAGTCTGTAATGTTAAAGGAATTAGTCAACTCAACTTGGAAAGAACTTTTAGATAAGTTTCATTCTTATGAAGAAACTATAAGTGATTCTTGCAAGGGAAATAACGTTACTAGGAGTCAACTTTACTATTATACAAAAAAATCTGAGCAATCAAATAAACCAATATTCCATGCGATATCATTAGCTACTGACGAGACAACTACTAACCAAGAGGTATCAGAAAATAATCCGGAAGCATGTGGAAATATAAGAATAGAGCTTGGTAAAGCTAACAGCTATATTCCTACAAGTGAAAAAGCGTTGTTTGTATTTTGTAATAAGCAAATGAATAGATTCAAGATCATATATTTTAATGAAGGATTTTCACTATATTACTATTAG
- a CDS encoding DUF4194 domain-containing protein: MEIFKESLVQKDKFRVAANKLLNNCFIIKKKEDTRNDYIFIIQNKELFIEYFDLLGYKIEINDMQGVVALISTYGTGRLRFKKVESIILLILRLLYIEKCKELSLNEDVVVLVDEIHQKYNMLKIEAKLNLDKTILRDTIRLLKRYNIISNLDSDVTMSDARIKIYPSVLFAVSNDNLTVIYDAINDKLNKYMNGEEQNDDEEVMQD; this comes from the coding sequence ATGGAAATTTTCAAGGAAAGTCTTGTGCAAAAGGATAAATTTAGAGTAGCAGCTAATAAACTTTTAAATAATTGTTTTATAATTAAGAAAAAAGAAGATACAAGAAATGACTATATTTTTATTATTCAGAATAAAGAGCTTTTTATAGAGTATTTTGATTTATTAGGGTATAAAATTGAAATTAATGATATGCAAGGAGTAGTAGCACTTATTAGTACATATGGTACTGGAAGATTAAGATTTAAAAAAGTAGAGAGTATCATTTTACTTATATTAAGACTTCTGTATATAGAAAAATGTAAGGAGTTAAGTTTAAATGAGGATGTAGTAGTGCTTGTAGATGAAATACATCAGAAATATAATATGCTTAAAATTGAGGCAAAATTAAATCTTGATAAGACAATATTAAGAGATACAATCAGGTTGCTTAAGAGGTATAATATAATTTCTAACCTTGATAGTGATGTTACTATGTCTGATGCTAGGATTAAAATATATCCATCAGTATTATTTGCTGTTTCAAATGATAATCTTACTGTTATTTATGATGCTATAAATGATAAGTTAAATAAATATATGAATGGAGAAGAGCAGAATGATGATGAAGAAGTTATGCAGGATTAG
- a CDS encoding virulence RhuM family protein, translated as MQVFKDYFIYELIIKIFFKTVQNKLHFATHSKIVQELIEDRSNAEKRKHVADYL; from the coding sequence ATGCAGGTATTTAAGGACTATTTTATTTATGAATTGATAATTAAAATATTTTTTAAAACTGTCCAAAATAAATTACATTTTGCGACTCATAGCAAAATAGTACAAGAACTAATTGAGGATAGATCAAATGCTGAAAAAAGAAAACATGTGGCTGACTATTTGTAG
- a CDS encoding zinc-ribbon domain-containing protein, which translates to MEIAVIDKDLKSYIKQLRKKEIGFFDVPEEYRLHLDIVKIERKLGIRKILIGEFILDNKGYDIIRNVFFVKEEVLRDINDELSYRNIETVFNDFASYYEFLNGDIYKDACYYQYIFLQEEIERYNIDLKKINYLSLLDETIKDYTIESTQEELEEYQERERGKIYLKKWIAKFKACNTYEEFQKVLSKCRSSLFSDNLKFILLMYIYSDKNKVFDIIMKHVNSGYYPNIEHEVCFIYNPDKVIKEYNYSLGASSTNTKYKRKMNKFIDQLKSGEPQLQTYSYFDKSTHYYCVQTNYYVEERENKICIGDLNYYFETFEELVQYLDNDLSNCDLSGAVLPKIDFSQYVTNEKTKLPIQNAQNLKYSVVKYYDQKRECFGVVQKWEDSNGNVLKEENHSFKYFFNYVHFLENDLSGADLLCCDGIENLNDVSELNLSNVELKSSTMDKFGLQYEKCDLRNESVESFLPTLKFEEETTLVLDTKREFYLDYEEALKNQKVFYISDLHLMHRIINAKCKSKSDVQYTLQHIINNLLEDIYNLGSGVLLIGGDTSSEYEMFELFVSLLRKSIDKSYYNIKVIFLLGNHELWNFSNEKLEEIVQRYNSIITANRMFLLQNDLIYKDDNNLINRITTQELITLSKEEIRLKVRCARVIIFGGLAFSGYNESFNANNGIYRNAISREQEVAESKKFEAIYEIVCDVLGDRNVIVLTHTPKADWCNNDEKQKGFVYVSGHTHRNYFYDDGDYKIYADNQVGYKNENPHVKYFYLENEYDWFSDYEDGIYQITGDEYVNFYRGKNIQMQFNRDGIIYMLKKSGYYCFIYETKAKKLSILNGGALKNLTIKDINYYYDSMEEEIAYVKTPLDKYTEIQKKIAGEVKKIGGSGYIHGAIIDIDFYNHIYVNPSDLTIRGYYALDIFYKEIYPSVQELLEQKCPKLFDNYKKLLTAQESTALAIRNEKNEIMSTPELYLETDIYKASREIKKMQKLSSNILGVWYELEGYEKYLPVKGQRSYSILNQRELMHCSMECTVIEDDGYEDGTIIEHTAREKVKRKTPSIIIEKEVVQKKSAIELKGSFAELYPDLLVDWSYEKNIIDPTQIIAGCNEKVFWKCNKCGNEWDARVDKRCAGRSICSNCHNRVIERDARMRKKENV; encoded by the coding sequence ATGGAGATAGCTGTTATTGATAAAGATTTGAAAAGTTATATAAAACAATTAAGGAAAAAGGAAATAGGATTTTTTGATGTTCCGGAGGAGTATAGACTACATCTAGATATTGTAAAAATAGAGCGTAAGCTTGGTATAAGAAAAATTCTAATCGGTGAATTTATATTAGATAATAAAGGGTATGATATTATTCGAAATGTATTTTTTGTAAAAGAAGAAGTACTTAGAGATATTAACGATGAATTATCATATAGGAATATTGAAACTGTTTTTAATGATTTTGCTTCTTATTATGAATTTTTAAATGGTGATATTTACAAGGATGCTTGCTATTACCAATATATTTTTTTACAAGAGGAAATTGAAAGATATAATATAGATTTAAAGAAGATTAATTATTTATCTTTATTAGATGAAACAATAAAAGATTACACAATCGAATCAACACAAGAAGAACTTGAAGAGTACCAAGAACGTGAAAGAGGAAAAATATACTTGAAAAAATGGATAGCTAAGTTTAAAGCTTGTAATACATATGAAGAGTTTCAGAAGGTTTTGAGTAAATGTCGAAGTTCATTATTTAGTGATAACTTAAAATTTATTCTTTTAATGTATATATATTCTGATAAGAATAAAGTTTTTGATATCATCATGAAACATGTTAATAGTGGATATTATCCAAATATAGAACATGAAGTTTGTTTTATTTATAATCCAGATAAAGTAATTAAAGAATATAATTATAGCTTAGGAGCTTCATCCACAAATACAAAATACAAAAGAAAAATGAATAAGTTTATTGATCAGTTGAAGAGTGGTGAACCACAGTTACAAACATATAGTTATTTTGATAAGAGTACACATTATTATTGCGTGCAAACAAATTATTATGTAGAAGAAAGAGAAAATAAAATTTGTATTGGTGATTTGAATTATTACTTTGAAACGTTTGAAGAATTAGTACAATATCTAGATAATGATTTATCTAATTGTGATTTATCAGGAGCAGTTTTGCCAAAGATTGATTTCTCACAATATGTTACAAATGAAAAAACAAAACTACCAATTCAAAATGCACAGAATTTAAAATATAGCGTTGTTAAATACTATGACCAAAAACGAGAATGTTTTGGAGTTGTTCAAAAATGGGAAGATTCAAATGGAAATGTATTAAAAGAAGAGAATCATTCATTCAAATATTTTTTTAATTATGTGCATTTCCTTGAAAATGATTTGTCTGGAGCAGATTTATTGTGTTGTGACGGCATTGAGAATTTAAATGATGTTTCAGAACTTAATCTTTCAAATGTGGAACTTAAAAGCTCAACAATGGATAAATTTGGGCTTCAATATGAAAAATGTGATTTGAGAAATGAATCAGTAGAATCATTTCTTCCAACTTTGAAATTTGAGGAAGAAACTACACTTGTATTAGATACAAAAAGAGAATTTTATTTAGATTACGAAGAAGCTCTAAAGAATCAAAAAGTATTCTATATATCAGATTTGCACCTTATGCATAGGATTATAAACGCAAAGTGTAAATCAAAAAGTGATGTACAATATACACTTCAACATATAATAAATAATTTATTAGAAGATATATATAATTTAGGAAGTGGGGTTCTTTTAATTGGAGGAGATACTTCTTCTGAATATGAAATGTTTGAACTATTTGTATCACTTTTAAGAAAAAGCATTGATAAGAGTTATTACAATATAAAAGTTATTTTCTTACTTGGAAATCATGAATTATGGAATTTTTCAAATGAAAAATTAGAAGAAATTGTTCAAAGATATAATTCAATAATTACTGCAAATAGAATGTTCCTTCTTCAAAATGATTTGATATATAAAGATGATAATAATTTAATCAATAGAATTACAACCCAAGAATTAATAACATTATCAAAAGAAGAAATAAGATTAAAGGTTAGATGTGCACGTGTAATTATATTTGGAGGTTTAGCATTCTCAGGATATAATGAATCGTTCAATGCAAATAATGGAATTTATAGGAATGCAATTAGTAGAGAACAGGAAGTAGCAGAGAGCAAAAAATTCGAAGCAATATATGAAATTGTTTGTGATGTTTTGGGTGACAGAAACGTTATTGTTCTCACTCATACACCAAAAGCAGACTGGTGTAATAATGATGAAAAACAAAAGGGATTTGTATATGTAAGCGGGCATACACACAGGAATTATTTTTATGATGATGGTGATTATAAAATCTATGCAGATAATCAAGTAGGATATAAAAATGAAAATCCACATGTGAAATATTTTTATTTAGAAAACGAGTATGATTGGTTTTCGGATTATGAAGATGGTATTTATCAAATAACTGGTGATGAATACGTTAATTTCTATCGTGGTAAAAACATACAGATGCAATTTAATAGAGATGGAATAATATATATGCTTAAGAAGAGCGGATATTATTGTTTCATTTATGAGACAAAGGCAAAAAAATTATCCATATTAAATGGTGGTGCTTTAAAGAATCTTACTATAAAAGATATTAATTATTACTATGACAGTATGGAAGAAGAAATTGCATATGTTAAGACACCATTAGACAAATATACTGAAATACAAAAAAAGATTGCAGGCGAAGTAAAGAAGATTGGTGGTTCGGGATATATACATGGTGCAATTATAGATATTGATTTTTATAATCATATATATGTAAATCCAAGTGATTTAACTATTAGAGGATATTATGCACTAGATATTTTTTATAAAGAAATATATCCAAGCGTACAAGAACTTTTAGAGCAAAAGTGTCCAAAGTTATTTGATAATTATAAGAAGCTTTTGACAGCACAAGAATCAACAGCACTTGCAATAAGAAATGAAAAAAATGAGATTATGTCAACACCAGAATTATATTTAGAAACAGATATTTATAAAGCATCACGAGAAATAAAGAAGATGCAAAAATTAAGTTCAAATATTCTTGGCGTATGGTATGAACTAGAAGGATATGAAAAATATTTACCAGTAAAGGGGCAAAGATCATATTCAATTTTAAATCAAAGAGAATTAATGCATTGTAGTATGGAATGTACAGTAATAGAAGATGATGGATATGAAGATGGAACAATTATAGAACATACTGCAAGAGAAAAGGTTAAAAGAAAAACTCCAAGTATTATAATTGAAAAAGAAGTAGTACAAAAAAAATCTGCTATCGAATTAAAAGGTTCATTTGCAGAATTATATCCAGATTTATTAGTAGATTGGAGTTATGAAAAAAATATTATTGACCCAACACAAATAATTGCAGGATGTAATGAAAAAGTTTTTTGGAAATGCAATAAGTGCGGAAATGAATGGGATGCGCGTGTGGACAAAAGGTGTGCAGGTCGTTCAATATGCTCAAATTGCCACAATCGTGTAATTGAAAGAGATGCACGAATGAGAAAAAAAGAAAATGTTTAA
- a CDS encoding Wadjet anti-phage system protein JetD domain-containing protein, with the protein MIGKYEKEIITKLLDKYEKSKSFIGENKINQKFSVKIASVFPKYTDHSNYEMFQELNEAIDVLVRKGFIIAKANSAHVYNNAVLNIDDLEEIYKYIGRMPKKGINKSVLELMEKYKGRNEILDRYFEMQYERIHSNKSIQYFSNDLIELENILVAVDELLKVDTETFVRDFSVRTFKDSKMFERIVAKVINLIYEFGNFPEKSQILGNLNVFKNPTYVNFKGAGSITIKGQKIELTNLSGDIAISSAMLNDIERIDVAGNAVITIENLTSFHTFSDENVFAIYLGGYHNCVRREFIKKLYKQNQNIAYYHFGDIDAGGFYILQHLKHQTGVDFKPFNMDIETLKSYSKYIKPLTENDRDRLSKLINSEYCMVIKYMIENNCKLEQEAINN; encoded by the coding sequence ATGATAGGAAAGTACGAAAAAGAAATCATTACCAAATTACTAGATAAGTATGAGAAAAGTAAAAGCTTTATAGGTGAAAATAAAATAAATCAAAAATTTAGTGTGAAGATTGCTTCTGTATTTCCGAAATATACCGACCACTCAAATTATGAGATGTTTCAAGAACTAAATGAAGCTATTGATGTTTTAGTTAGGAAAGGTTTTATAATAGCCAAAGCAAATTCTGCTCATGTTTATAACAATGCTGTTCTAAATATAGATGATTTAGAAGAAATATATAAGTATATTGGTAGAATGCCTAAAAAAGGTATCAATAAATCTGTATTAGAGTTAATGGAAAAGTATAAAGGAAGGAATGAAATATTAGACCGATATTTCGAGATGCAATATGAAAGGATTCATTCAAATAAATCTATACAATATTTCAGTAATGACTTGATAGAACTAGAAAATATTTTAGTAGCAGTTGATGAATTGTTGAAGGTTGATACTGAGACATTTGTAAGAGATTTTTCAGTTAGAACTTTTAAGGATTCTAAAATGTTTGAGAGAATAGTGGCTAAAGTTATAAATCTTATCTATGAGTTTGGGAACTTTCCAGAAAAGAGCCAAATATTAGGAAACTTAAATGTTTTTAAAAACCCTACTTATGTTAATTTTAAAGGGGCAGGAAGTATTACTATTAAGGGACAAAAAATTGAATTAACAAATCTTAGTGGTGACATTGCAATCTCATCTGCTATGTTAAACGATATTGAGAGGATTGATGTAGCAGGTAATGCTGTAATAACTATTGAAAACTTAACTAGTTTCCATACCTTCTCTGATGAGAATGTGTTTGCTATTTATCTTGGTGGATACCACAATTGTGTCAGACGAGAATTTATAAAAAAATTATATAAGCAAAATCAAAATATAGCTTATTATCATTTTGGTGATATTGATGCTGGTGGATTTTATATATTGCAACATTTGAAGCATCAAACCGGTGTTGATTTCAAACCTTTTAATATGGATATAGAAACTTTAAAATCATATAGTAAGTATATCAAGCCATTAACAGAAAATGATAGAGATAGACTTTCGAAATTAATTAATAGCGAATACTGTATGGTAATTAAGTACATGATTGAAAATAACTGTAAACTAGAGCAAGAAGCAATCAATAATTGA
- a CDS encoding ATP-binding protein, which translates to MMMKKLCRIRLINWHYFVNETINVSGSFLISGENTAGKSTILDAIQLVLTTNNRKFNTAANEKSNRDLKGYVRCKTGNENKSYIRMNSVITYVALEFYEEKTGKYFTLGVKIDSPDEESKLTTKWFREECKLEELSFLKDGRPATAEEFRRKDKKVQLISQVSEAKARFAQRLGNLEDRFFDMIPKSLAFKPMDNVKDFINKFILSEKTIEVSTLRNNIAALKELEDLMELTKEKIAELDRIISKNNDILAKKQEIKTNEILIKKAEIEAKKLECEKLEQSRHICEQRLIDEQNNETTLKKSLENERERFTNLQIVLGQNETTQLIVNTKHRIEILQKDKQVAEASVKKLHNMLSRSEDALSLINKYEVFILSKEELSKVGSADFETEEKIKIVYKLKKEFQKLQEGYSSELVRTKDLLDKSQKSKATLENEIKNLKNRKFTYPENTTKLKTAIEKEFLSRGIKSEVRIFSDLLEITDTKWQNAVEGYLNSQRFYIILEPQHYKVALEVYNKIKKEVHTVGLINTGKLDINSLADMASLAYVIKSDNRYAKAYAVYLLNRVVRCEEVQSLKEHKIAITPDCMLYQNYAVRKIDEKIYNTPFIGAFALEIQLKNKQNELMNLKEDIKKLNEKSSVCTLLIEKLNTCKIDVLEENLNAPKELRNYEELIAKEKIELKKAEANPSYIQIQIQIEECRKVVDSKDREHSLSNQRIGELEKTLKANKTDIENLLGVILNLENIFNLFCEKDAGVTILGLNKFNEQIKIKTPETIVQNFSPLKVGLENKKNEFCMELIKLQSSYCSKYDCDLGSGYEQVHEYIMEHQKLVLADIIKYEEELKKAKDNCQLEFRESFLARLKENIENAKLEFRNLNYALRDIYYGEDSYKFELTHNKQKESIYQMITSKNNEAGFNLWSNSFEEEYKEEMEDLFAKLTAYDDKGEKVLTEYTDYRSYLDYDIVVEKKDGTLQRFSKIYGEKSGGETQTPYYVAIAASFVQLYKHGDTIRIIMLDEAFDKMDDNRISAMMDFFNSQDFQIILATPPAKIEEIGEKVDTILMAIREGSTSIIEEYDL; encoded by the coding sequence ATGATGATGAAGAAGTTATGCAGGATTAGGTTGATTAATTGGCATTATTTTGTGAATGAAACTATCAATGTTAGTGGTTCTTTTTTAATCAGCGGTGAAAATACAGCAGGAAAGTCAACTATATTAGATGCAATTCAATTGGTTTTGACTACTAACAATAGAAAGTTTAATACTGCTGCAAATGAGAAAAGCAATCGTGATTTAAAGGGTTATGTTCGATGTAAAACTGGTAATGAAAATAAGTCTTATATCAGAATGAACAGTGTTATTACATATGTTGCATTAGAATTTTATGAAGAAAAGACAGGTAAATATTTTACCCTTGGTGTAAAAATTGATTCTCCTGATGAGGAAAGTAAGCTTACAACCAAATGGTTTCGTGAGGAATGTAAGCTAGAGGAACTGTCATTTTTAAAAGATGGAAGACCAGCTACAGCAGAGGAGTTTAGGAGAAAGGATAAAAAGGTGCAATTAATTTCACAGGTATCTGAGGCAAAGGCTAGATTTGCACAGCGGTTAGGAAATTTAGAGGATAGATTTTTCGATATGATACCTAAATCATTGGCTTTCAAACCTATGGATAATGTTAAAGATTTTATTAATAAGTTTATATTATCTGAAAAAACAATAGAGGTCTCCACTTTAAGAAATAACATTGCAGCATTAAAAGAATTGGAAGATTTAATGGAGCTGACAAAGGAAAAAATAGCAGAACTTGATAGAATTATTTCTAAAAATAATGATATTCTTGCAAAAAAACAGGAAATAAAGACCAATGAAATCTTAATTAAAAAAGCAGAAATAGAAGCTAAAAAACTAGAGTGTGAGAAGCTGGAACAGAGTAGACATATTTGTGAGCAAAGGCTTATAGACGAACAAAACAATGAAACTACTTTGAAAAAAAGCCTAGAAAATGAACGGGAGAGGTTTACTAATTTACAAATTGTACTGGGACAAAATGAAACAACACAGCTTATAGTTAATACGAAACATAGAATAGAAATTCTTCAGAAAGATAAGCAAGTTGCTGAGGCTTCAGTTAAAAAGCTTCATAATATGTTAAGTAGATCAGAGGATGCATTAAGTTTGATTAATAAATATGAAGTTTTTATTCTTTCAAAGGAAGAGCTTTCAAAGGTAGGCTCAGCGGATTTTGAAACAGAAGAAAAAATAAAAATAGTATATAAGCTAAAAAAAGAATTTCAAAAGCTTCAGGAAGGTTATAGTTCAGAACTTGTGAGAACTAAAGACCTACTTGATAAATCTCAAAAGAGTAAAGCTACTTTAGAAAATGAAATAAAGAACCTAAAAAATAGAAAATTTACTTATCCAGAAAATACTACAAAACTTAAAACAGCTATTGAAAAGGAGTTTTTAAGTCGTGGTATAAAAAGTGAGGTAAGAATATTTTCGGATCTTTTAGAGATTACTGATACAAAATGGCAGAATGCCGTTGAAGGATATTTAAACAGCCAGAGGTTTTATATAATTCTAGAACCACAGCATTATAAAGTAGCCTTAGAGGTCTATAATAAAATAAAAAAAGAAGTACATACAGTTGGACTTATTAACACTGGGAAGCTTGACATTAATTCATTAGCAGACATGGCTTCGCTAGCTTATGTTATTAAAAGTGATAACCGTTATGCAAAAGCATATGCAGTATATTTGCTTAATCGAGTGGTTCGCTGTGAAGAGGTTCAAAGCTTAAAGGAGCACAAAATAGCTATTACGCCTGATTGTATGTTATATCAGAACTATGCAGTAAGAAAAATTGACGAGAAGATTTATAACACTCCATTTATTGGAGCATTTGCCCTTGAGATTCAGCTTAAGAACAAGCAGAATGAACTGATGAATTTAAAGGAGGATATAAAGAAATTAAATGAGAAATCAAGTGTTTGTACGCTTCTTATAGAAAAGTTAAACACATGTAAAATTGATGTATTAGAAGAAAACTTAAATGCCCCAAAAGAACTAAGAAATTATGAGGAACTTATAGCAAAGGAAAAAATAGAGTTAAAAAAGGCTGAAGCTAACCCAAGCTATATTCAAATACAAATTCAGATTGAAGAATGCAGAAAGGTTGTTGATAGTAAGGATAGAGAACATTCTTTATCAAATCAGAGGATTGGAGAACTGGAAAAAACTTTAAAAGCGAATAAAACTGATATAGAAAATTTACTAGGTGTTATTTTAAATTTGGAGAATATCTTTAATTTATTTTGCGAGAAAGATGCAGGGGTAACAATACTTGGTTTAAATAAATTTAATGAGCAAATAAAAATAAAGACACCGGAAACGATTGTCCAGAATTTTTCTCCTCTTAAGGTAGGATTAGAAAATAAGAAAAACGAATTTTGTATGGAACTTATCAAATTACAAAGTAGTTACTGCAGTAAATATGATTGCGATTTAGGTTCTGGATATGAACAAGTGCATGAATACATAATGGAACATCAAAAACTTGTTTTGGCAGATATTATTAAATATGAAGAAGAGCTAAAAAAGGCAAAGGACAATTGTCAACTAGAATTTAGAGAATCATTTTTAGCAAGGCTCAAAGAAAATATTGAGAACGCAAAGTTAGAATTTAGAAATCTAAATTATGCCCTAAGAGATATTTATTATGGAGAAGATAGTTATAAATTTGAGTTGACCCATAATAAGCAAAAAGAAAGCATTTATCAAATGATTACCTCAAAAAATAACGAAGCAGGTTTTAATTTATGGTCTAATTCCTTTGAGGAGGAGTATAAAGAGGAAATGGAAGATTTATTTGCTAAATTAACAGCTTATGATGATAAGGGAGAGAAGGTTCTTACAGAATATACAGATTATCGTAGTTATTTGGATTATGATATTGTTGTTGAAAAGAAAGATGGTACTCTTCAAAGATTTTCTAAAATTTATGGAGAGAAAAGTGGGGGAGAAACTCAAACTCCATACTATGTAGCAATAGCTGCATCATTTGTTCAGCTCTATAAGCATGGAGATACAATAAGAATTATTATGCTAGATGAGGCTTTTGATAAAATGGATGATAACAGGATTAGCGCTATGATGGACTTTTTTAATAGTCAAGATTTTCAAATCATATTGGCAACACCACCAGCTAAAATAGAAGAGATTGGTGAAAAGGTAGATACAATATTAATGGCAATCAGAGAAGGAAGTACATCTATAATTGAGGAGTATGATCTATGA
- a CDS encoding Wadjet anti-phage system protein JetA family protein, which produces MSEDFFKPLTSKHKSIYVDCIRLIYNTYKTELSFGVDKEVIISELENYFDKESNMEMVFDEDDEIAKDSRAKANAILRRLKESGWLEYELSNDYKVKVNLFDYAATMIESFNKIVKNEELEYQSLVSQIHATLLNKEAYVKPYEYIIKRVIENTEELIIGLKKLNTNIKKYIDAITNEKTASEIVKDFFVYHKDIGSKAYHRIKTSDNISHFRTSIIENLYNIINDRNIFDRAVVGYMEVEQIDEKVEAEELLRGQIMNIISHFRKYDDIIEEIDNKNSKYINSAVARAKFLLNNSNNTEGKISRILAYLSEEFNKDETLNLCDETDDTLFEVFNIFPQSFIDSDSLYVVPISKKMALPEKLSDKFGISEEERELRKLALKEKNKNRFSRKNINAYVHELLKDKKAVLASTIPLTTKRDLIKIIFISLYGKDRKSIYKTTQLNEIISVNDLRFCDFLIERCE; this is translated from the coding sequence ATCTCAGAGGATTTTTTTAAGCCACTAACAAGCAAACACAAAAGTATCTATGTTGATTGTATAAGGCTTATATATAATACTTATAAAACGGAGTTGTCTTTTGGTGTAGATAAAGAGGTTATAATATCTGAACTTGAGAATTATTTTGACAAAGAATCAAATATGGAAATGGTATTTGATGAGGATGACGAAATCGCAAAAGATTCTAGAGCAAAGGCAAATGCTATACTAAGAAGGCTAAAAGAGAGTGGGTGGCTTGAATATGAATTATCTAATGATTATAAAGTAAAGGTGAACTTATTTGACTATGCTGCAACTATGATTGAATCCTTTAATAAGATAGTAAAAAATGAAGAACTGGAGTATCAAAGCCTTGTATCTCAAATTCATGCTACTCTTTTAAACAAGGAAGCTTATGTAAAGCCTTATGAGTACATCATAAAGAGAGTTATCGAAAATACCGAAGAATTGATAATTGGATTAAAAAAACTAAATACAAATATAAAAAAATATATTGATGCTATAACCAATGAAAAAACTGCTAGCGAGATAGTTAAGGATTTCTTCGTTTATCACAAGGATATTGGTTCAAAGGCTTATCACCGTATTAAAACTAGTGACAATATCTCACATTTTAGAACTTCAATAATCGAAAATCTATACAATATTATAAATGATAGAAATATATTTGATAGAGCAGTTGTAGGATATATGGAAGTAGAACAAATAGATGAAAAGGTAGAGGCTGAGGAGCTGTTACGAGGTCAGATAATGAATATTATTTCTCATTTTAGAAAATATGATGACATTATAGAAGAAATAGATAATAAGAATTCTAAATATATTAATAGTGCTGTTGCAAGAGCAAAGTTTTTACTTAACAATAGCAATAATACAGAGGGAAAAATCTCAAGAATACTAGCTTATCTTTCCGAAGAGTTTAACAAAGATGAAACCTTGAATTTGTGTGATGAAACTGATGATACACTCTTTGAGGTTTTTAATATATTTCCTCAAAGCTTTATTGATAGTGACTCTCTATATGTAGTTCCTATTTCTAAAAAGATGGCATTGCCAGAAAAACTTAGTGATAAGTTTGGAATCTCAGAAGAAGAAAGAGAATTGCGTAAATTAGCTTTAAAAGAAAAAAATAAAAATAGATTTTCACGTAAGAACATTAATGCTTATGTTCATGAATTATTAAAGGATAAAAAGGCTGTACTAGCGTCCACCATTCCACTAACTACTAAGCGAGATTTAATTAAGATAATTTTCATAAGTCTTTATGGAAAGGACAGAAAATCTATATATAAAACTACCCAATTGAATGAAATTATATCAGTGAATGATTTGAGGTTTTGTGATTTTTTGATAGAAAGGTGTGAATAG
- a CDS encoding IS66 family transposase: MKQNEFQQYVEREIEDDLPKSALAQALAYTLKLLPDMKTLLEDGSLEIDNNASERAIKPFVI; the protein is encoded by the coding sequence ATTAAGCAAAATGAATTTCAACAATATGTTGAAAGAGAAATTGAAGATGATTTACCTAAAAGTGCATTAGCTCAGGCGTTGGCTTATACACTAAAGCTTTTACCTGATATGAAAACTCTTTTAGAAGATGGCTCCTTAGAAATAGATAATAACGCTTCTGAGCGAGCAATAAAACCATTTGTAATCTGA